The following are from one region of the Oryzias latipes chromosome 12, ASM223467v1 genome:
- the LOC105355242 gene encoding uncharacterized protein LOC105355242 isoform X1: MNLYSSFGNLMEVWVHEDRTHLEPEGLENNVDDSPTPSSKIETNPCLESADSGVETASCDTPCSITSTDDAEFDLLTPQSEEPSPAPTSRSPVLFSPATSVSISSPTHLCHSKAKEGSTNLKVEQVLQRSVSKNSKYLNRMTSQRSQASYQATGQALERVQCQRSESMGQMKRANSPVTIIQKTEGHRRPVSFACDQVRSELWDYILDKRVEDKKELSPGLWYLEQVCQFLEDIAQKRINNQIVQMDTDSVCKEGTQDDSTGAETNLPSCQSLENKDNTSTSSDTRQPKSRHFRQRSASDTTLATLHLGKLKSNSRAQQQKSTSNLLAAVSEDYEQDLMMEEPTKRNKFPKFKGLSSRRGHFTVSSTRSHQMQPSEKSTVVRRLSQVFRRKKQLPE, from the exons ATGAATCTGTACAGCAGCTTTGGTAACCTTATGGAAGTTTGGGTACATGAAGACAGGACTCATCTGGAGCCAGAGGGGCTAGAAAACAATGTGGACGACTCTCCTACACCTTCCTCAAAAATTGAAACTAATCCATGCTTAGAATCCGCGGACTCTGGAGTGGAGACAGCCAGCTGTGACACGCCGTGCTCCATCACATCGACTGACGACGCAGAATTTGACTTGTTGACGCCTCAAAGTGAAGAACCCTCGCCGGCACCAACGTCGCGGTCTCCTGTCCTTTTCTCTCCTGCAACTTCTGTCTCTATTTCTTCACCCACGCACCTGTGTCACAGCAAAGCCAAGGAAGGTTCGACTAATCTAAAAGTGGAGCAAGTTCTGCAGAGGAGTGTCTCAAAAAATTCAAAGTACCTGAATAGGATGACCAGCCAAAGGTCTCAAGCATCTTATCAGGCTACAGGTCAAGCCTTGGAGAGAGTGCAATGTCAAAGATCAGAGAGCATGGGCCAAATGAAGAGGGCTAATTCACCTGTTACCATAATACAGAAGACAGAAGGGCACAGACGACCAGTTTCTTTTGCTTGTGACCAGGTCAGATCAGAG ttatgggACTACATTCTT gatAAAAGAGTGGAGGACAAAAAGGAGCTGAGTCCTGGGCTCTGGTACTTGGAGCAGGTTTGTCAATTTTTGGAAGACATTGCCCAAAAGCGGATAAACAACCAAATCGTGCAAATGGACACAGATTCTGTTTGTAAAGAAGGCACACAG GATGACTCAACGGGTGCTGAGACGAATCTACCCTCTTGCCAGAGtctagaaaacaaagacaacacaAGCACCTCCAGTGACACCAGGCAGCCAAAATCAAGACATTTCCGTCAGAGATCAGCCTCAGACACAACTCTTGCCACACTGCATTTAG GAAAGTTGAAATCAAACTCCAGAGCACAACAGCAAAAGAGTACAAGCAACCTACTAGCGGCAGTGTCAGAAGACTATGAACAG gatttgatgatggaggagccCACTAAACGTAATAAGTTTCCAAAATTCAAAGGTCTGTCGTCGCGCAGAGGGCATTTTACAGTGTCATCTACAAGAAG CCACCAGATGCAGCCATCTGAGAAAAGCACAGTCGTCCGAAGGCTAAGCCAGGTGTTTAGAAGAAAGAAACAACTGCCTGAATAA
- the LOC105355242 gene encoding uncharacterized protein LOC105355242 isoform X2, whose translation MNLYSSFGNLMEVWVHEDRTHLEPEGLENNVDDSPTPSSKIETNPCLESADSGVETASCDTPCSITSTDDAEFDLLTPQSEEPSPAPTSRSPVLFSPATSVSISSPTHLCHSKAKEGSTNLKVEQVLQRSVSKNSKYLNRMTSQRSQASYQATGQALERVQCQRSESMGQMKRANSPVTIIQKTEGHRRPVSFACDQVRSEDKRVEDKKELSPGLWYLEQVCQFLEDIAQKRINNQIVQMDTDSVCKEGTQDDSTGAETNLPSCQSLENKDNTSTSSDTRQPKSRHFRQRSASDTTLATLHLGKLKSNSRAQQQKSTSNLLAAVSEDYEQDLMMEEPTKRNKFPKFKGLSSRRGHFTVSSTRSHQMQPSEKSTVVRRLSQVFRRKKQLPE comes from the exons ATGAATCTGTACAGCAGCTTTGGTAACCTTATGGAAGTTTGGGTACATGAAGACAGGACTCATCTGGAGCCAGAGGGGCTAGAAAACAATGTGGACGACTCTCCTACACCTTCCTCAAAAATTGAAACTAATCCATGCTTAGAATCCGCGGACTCTGGAGTGGAGACAGCCAGCTGTGACACGCCGTGCTCCATCACATCGACTGACGACGCAGAATTTGACTTGTTGACGCCTCAAAGTGAAGAACCCTCGCCGGCACCAACGTCGCGGTCTCCTGTCCTTTTCTCTCCTGCAACTTCTGTCTCTATTTCTTCACCCACGCACCTGTGTCACAGCAAAGCCAAGGAAGGTTCGACTAATCTAAAAGTGGAGCAAGTTCTGCAGAGGAGTGTCTCAAAAAATTCAAAGTACCTGAATAGGATGACCAGCCAAAGGTCTCAAGCATCTTATCAGGCTACAGGTCAAGCCTTGGAGAGAGTGCAATGTCAAAGATCAGAGAGCATGGGCCAAATGAAGAGGGCTAATTCACCTGTTACCATAATACAGAAGACAGAAGGGCACAGACGACCAGTTTCTTTTGCTTGTGACCAGGTCAGATCAGAG gatAAAAGAGTGGAGGACAAAAAGGAGCTGAGTCCTGGGCTCTGGTACTTGGAGCAGGTTTGTCAATTTTTGGAAGACATTGCCCAAAAGCGGATAAACAACCAAATCGTGCAAATGGACACAGATTCTGTTTGTAAAGAAGGCACACAG GATGACTCAACGGGTGCTGAGACGAATCTACCCTCTTGCCAGAGtctagaaaacaaagacaacacaAGCACCTCCAGTGACACCAGGCAGCCAAAATCAAGACATTTCCGTCAGAGATCAGCCTCAGACACAACTCTTGCCACACTGCATTTAG GAAAGTTGAAATCAAACTCCAGAGCACAACAGCAAAAGAGTACAAGCAACCTACTAGCGGCAGTGTCAGAAGACTATGAACAG gatttgatgatggaggagccCACTAAACGTAATAAGTTTCCAAAATTCAAAGGTCTGTCGTCGCGCAGAGGGCATTTTACAGTGTCATCTACAAGAAG CCACCAGATGCAGCCATCTGAGAAAAGCACAGTCGTCCGAAGGCTAAGCCAGGTGTTTAGAAGAAAGAAACAACTGCCTGAATAA